One genomic region from Sphingobacterium sp. UGAL515B_05 encodes:
- the glmS gene encoding glutamine--fructose-6-phosphate transaminase (isomerizing), producing MCGIVGYTGYRQAYGIVIDGLQKLEYRGYDSAGVALHKGEQIDVYKKTGKVANLEEFVYGKDLQSTTGIGHTRWATHGEPSDRNAHPHYSNSGRIAMIHNGIIENYASLKSELINKGYTFKSDTDTEVLVNFIEEIQLQNECSLEEAIRIALKRVVGAYVILVLEAGHPDRIIAARKGSPLVIGIGKNEHFLGSDASPMLAYTKEVVYINDYELAIITPEELILKNLGNERITPYVQKLDLELSAIEKGGFDHFMLKEIFEQPQTIFDSMRGRLDLQSHQITLSGIEKFANEISNTNRIVIVACGTSWHAGLIAEYVIEELCRINVEVEYASEFRYRNPVIHPGDVILAISQSGETADTLVALENAKKQGAIILGVVNVVGSSIARLSDAGAYTHAGPEIGVASTKAFTAQLTVLNLIALKIASLRGSISEERYQKLAQELNEVPEKVEWILDTQVDKIKAIAKKYKDARDFLFLGRGYNFPVALEGALKLKEISYIHAEGYPAAEMKHGPIALVDENLPVVFIATKDAYHEKIVSNIQEIKARKGKIISVVTKGDAVSENLSDDFMEIPEADEIIAPLISVVPLQLLSYYIGVELGLDVDKPRNLAKSVTVE from the coding sequence ATGTGTGGAATTGTAGGATACACAGGTTATCGTCAGGCGTATGGTATCGTCATTGACGGATTACAAAAGTTAGAATACCGTGGTTATGACAGTGCTGGAGTGGCATTGCATAAAGGTGAGCAGATCGATGTTTACAAAAAAACAGGTAAAGTCGCAAACTTGGAGGAGTTTGTGTATGGCAAAGATCTACAGTCGACCACAGGGATAGGTCACACCCGTTGGGCTACCCATGGTGAACCTTCTGATCGGAATGCACATCCGCATTATTCCAACAGCGGACGTATTGCAATGATTCATAATGGCATCATTGAAAACTATGCTTCCTTAAAATCAGAATTAATCAATAAAGGTTATACGTTTAAAAGTGATACCGATACAGAGGTTCTGGTCAACTTTATCGAAGAGATCCAATTGCAGAATGAATGCTCTTTAGAAGAAGCGATTCGTATTGCTTTGAAACGGGTCGTAGGGGCCTATGTGATCCTTGTATTGGAGGCAGGTCATCCGGATCGTATTATTGCAGCGCGTAAAGGAAGTCCTTTGGTGATTGGTATCGGTAAAAATGAGCATTTTTTGGGTTCAGATGCTTCCCCGATGCTAGCATACACCAAAGAAGTTGTTTACATCAATGACTACGAACTGGCCATTATCACTCCGGAGGAGTTGATCCTTAAAAATCTGGGTAATGAGCGCATCACGCCTTATGTCCAAAAATTGGATCTGGAGCTGTCGGCTATTGAAAAAGGTGGCTTTGATCACTTTATGTTGAAAGAAATCTTCGAGCAACCGCAAACGATCTTTGACTCCATGCGTGGACGTCTGGATCTGCAATCCCATCAGATTACATTGAGTGGCATTGAAAAATTTGCGAATGAGATCAGCAATACCAATCGCATTGTGATTGTTGCCTGTGGTACGAGCTGGCATGCCGGACTTATTGCAGAATATGTTATTGAGGAATTATGCCGTATTAATGTAGAAGTTGAATATGCGTCGGAATTCCGCTACCGTAATCCGGTTATTCATCCGGGGGATGTTATCTTGGCGATTTCCCAAAGTGGTGAAACGGCCGATACATTGGTTGCATTGGAAAATGCAAAAAAACAAGGCGCCATCATATTGGGTGTTGTCAATGTTGTCGGATCTTCTATCGCCCGACTTTCGGATGCAGGTGCCTATACACATGCTGGACCAGAAATCGGTGTGGCGAGTACAAAAGCTTTTACGGCACAGTTGACTGTATTGAACCTGATCGCCTTAAAGATTGCTTCTTTGAGAGGTTCGATCAGCGAGGAACGTTATCAAAAACTTGCACAGGAATTAAACGAGGTGCCTGAGAAGGTCGAGTGGATTTTGGATACGCAGGTTGATAAAATCAAAGCCATTGCCAAAAAGTACAAAGATGCCCGAGACTTTCTTTTCTTGGGTAGGGGGTATAATTTCCCGGTTGCCCTGGAAGGTGCGCTTAAACTCAAGGAAATTTCCTATATCCATGCCGAAGGTTATCCTGCAGCAGAAATGAAGCATGGACCTATCGCATTGGTTGACGAGAACTTGCCGGTTGTTTTTATTGCTACAAAAGATGCTTATCACGAGAAGATAGTTTCAAATATTCAGGAGATCAAAGCGCGTAAAGGAAAGATTATATCGGTGGTTACCAAAGGTGATGCTGTTTCAGAAAATCTATCGGATGATTTTATGGAAATTCCGGAGGCCGATGAGATCATTGCTCCATTGATTTCGGTTGTACCATTGCAACTGCTATCGTATTATATTGGTGTAGAGCTAGGCTTGGATGTGGACAAACCACGTAACCTGGCGAAGTCGGTAACTGTAGAGTAA